From a region of the Theobroma cacao cultivar B97-61/B2 chromosome 8, Criollo_cocoa_genome_V2, whole genome shotgun sequence genome:
- the LOC18592965 gene encoding protein disulfide-isomerase 5-2, whose product MRLLTILCSLVLCLLKPGISATAPQFKVDGKVLELEESNFDSAISSFDYILVDFYAPWCGHCKRLSPQLDEAAPVLAGLKEPIVIAKLNADKFTSLARKYEIGGYPTLKLFMHGVPVDYYGPRKADLLVRFLKKFVAPDVSILGSDSAINDFVEAAGTYFPIYIGFGLNETVISNLAVKYKKKAWFSVAKDFSEDVMVLYDFDKVPALVVLHPSYNQQTVFYGPFEDEFLGDFIKQNFLPLVVPMKHETLKLLKDDKRKIVLTIMEDENEEKSQKLIKLLKAAASANRDLVFGYVGVKQWEEFADTFDGAEKTNFPKMIIWNGDEEYFSVIGSESLDDEDQGSQISRFLEGYREGRLEKKRIKGPSFMDFINSLIGIRTVYIIVFLVAMLILIRSLGKDDEPLRVGTRDEVDHAESSTAESSGYRPGEKED is encoded by the exons ATGCGTTTGCTAACAATTTTATGCAGCCTGGTGCTGTGCTTACTGAAACCAGGGATTTCTGCGACAGCCCCTCAGTTTAAGGTCGATGGGAAAGTGTTGGAGTTGGAGGAATCCAACTTTGACTCTGCTATTTCCTCCTTCGATTACATCCTCGTCGACTTCTACGCCCCCTGGTGCGGCCACTGCAAACGCCTTTCCCCTCAG TTAGATGAGGCTGCCCCTGTTCTTGCTGGATTGAAGGAGCCCATAGTGATAGCTAAACTAAATGCTGACAAGTTCACCAGTCTTGCTCGGAAATACGAAATCGG TGGATATCCTACACTCAAGCTCTTTATGCATGGTGTTCCTGTAGACTATTACGGGCCAAGGAAAGCAGATTTACTTGTTCGATTTCTGAAGAAATTCGTTGCTCCTGATGTCTCTATTCTTGGTTCAGATTCTGCCATCAATGATTTTGTTGAAGCAGCTGGTACTTACTTTCCTATATACATAGGTTTTGGCTTGAATGAGACGGTGATATCTAATTTGGCTGTCAAGTATAAAAAGAAGGCATGGTTTTCTGTGGCAAAGGATTTCTCTGAGGATGTCATGGTACTGTATGACTTCGACAAAGTTCCTGCCTTGGTGGTTCTTCATCCAAGTTATAACCAGCAGACCGTTTTTTACGGTCCCTTTGAAG ATGAATTTTTGGGTGATTTTATAAAGCAAAATTTTCTCCCTCTAGTGGTGCCCATGAAACATGAAACATTGAAGcttttgaaagatgataagagaaaaattgtCCTGACAATTATGGAggatgaaaatgaagagaaatcaCAGAAATTGATCAAGTTATTAAAGGCTGCTGCATCTGCAAATCGTGACTTGGTATTTGGCTATGTTGGAGTTAAACAGTGGGAAGAGTTTGCTGATACATTTGATGGCGCTGAGAAGacaaattttccaaaaatgaTAATCTGGAATGGCGATGAGGAGTACTTTTCA GTTATTGGTTCTGAAAGCCTTGATGATGAAGATCAAGGGTCTCAAATTTCGCGATTCCTGGAAGGATACAGAGAAGGAAGactggaaaagaaaagaattaaaggGCCATCATTTATGGACTTTATTAATTCACTAATTGGCATTAGAACTGTGTATATAATTGTCTTTTTGGTTGCAATGCTGATACTTATACGAAGCCTAGGCAAAGATGACGAACCTCTCAGGGTTGGCACTCGCGATGAGGTTGATCATGCTGAAAGCTCCACGGCCGAAAGCAGTGGCTACAGACCCGGTGAGAAAGAAGATTAA
- the LOC18592966 gene encoding putative CCA tRNA nucleotidyltransferase 2 isoform X2: protein MRLSLNKAIRLKAKAPLLLHSLYLPAANTSLPFRNVSTHSKATTLTLTTKTRAFLPSPFLTCGAAMATAACVQVKEQIELTETEKKIFARLLNTIRYFNLQTQLRVAGGWVRDKLLGKECYDIDIALDNMLGSEFVDKVREYLSSTGEEAQGLAVIPSNPEQSKHLETARMRLFDLWIDFVNLRCEDYSENSRIPTMKFGTAEEDAYRRDLTINSLFYNINTNLVEDFTKRGIEDLKFGRIVTPLPPKETFLDDPLRVLRAIRFGARFGFALDEELKKAASCDDVKTALAAKISRERIGTEIDLMISGNQPVKAIDYICDLTLFWVVFNLPLQVEPAVSEGCYRLSAAYLDATWKLIQLIGCSSFNDEQRRLSLYSALFLPLRNATYKDRKAKKIPAVNYIFKDSLKRKASDAETVTKVHKSLDKFLSLIPCLLSNDDMQLVKVDWGQEFVDVPLSSKLRVLTGLDKVWDVKPLVNGKDIMNVLQLKAGGPLVSEWQQKVLTWQLAHPSGTAEECLDWMRETHSKRIKIE, encoded by the exons ATGCGACTCTCTTTGAACAAGGCAATAAGGCTCAAGGCCAAGGCGCCTCTTCTCCTTCACTCCCTCTATCTACCCGCTGCCAACACCTCGCTACCGTTTCGAAACGTTTCAACTCACTCCAAAGCAACGACTCTAACCCTAACCACAAAAACCAGAGCCTTTCTTCCCTCGCCGTTTCTTACCTGCGGAGCGGCCATGGCGACCGCGGCGTGCGTTCAAGTGAAGGAACAGATTGAGTTGACGGAAACGGAGAAGAAGATTTTCGCTAGGCTTTTGAACACTATTCGCTATTTCAATCTCCAAACTCAGCTTCGCGTTGCTGGTGGATGGGTCCGGGATAAG CTTCTTGGCAAAGAATGTTATGACATTGATATTGCACTTGACAATATGTTGGGCAGTGAATTTGTTGATAAGGTTCGGGAATACTTGTCATCTACAGGGGAAGAGGCACAGGGGCTTGCTGTCATTCCAAG TAATCCTGAACAGTCTAAGCACTTAGAAACAGCAAGGATGCGCCTTTTTGatttatggattgattttgtGAACTTAAGGTGTGAAGACTATAGTGAGAATAGCCGCATCCCTACaatg AAATTTGGTACTGCTGAGGAGGATGCATATCGAAGGGATTTAACCATTAATAG CTTGTTCTACAACATTAACACCAACTTAGTTGAAGACTTCACTAAAAGAG GGATTGAGGATCTAAAATTTGGAAGGATAGTGACTCCATTACCTCCAAAGGAAACGTTTTTGGATGATCCCCTACGGGTTCTTCGAGCTATTCGTTTTG GTGCAAGGTTTGGTTTTGCTCTGGATGAAGAACTAAAGAAAGCTGCTTCTTGTGATGATGTAAAAACAGCTCTTGCAGCTAAAATTAGCAGAGAGCGCATCGGAACTGAA ATTGATCTGATGATCTCTGGCAATCAACCTGTTAAAGCAATTGACTACATTTGTGATTTGACATTATTTTGGGTTGTTTTCAATCTCCCTCTGCAGGTTGAGCCTGCTGTATCAGAAGGATGCTATAG GCTTTCTGCTGCTTATTTGGATGCTACATGGAAACTTATCCAACTTATTGGATGCTCCAGCTTTAAT GATGAACAGAGAAGGCTGTCTTTGTATTCTGCTTTATTTCTGCCATTGCGCAATGCCACATACAAGGATCGAAAAGCTAAAAAG ATTCCTGCTGTCAACTACATTTTCAAGGATTCTCTTAAGCGAAAAGCTAGTGATGCTGAAACG GTTACAAAAGTCCACAAGTCGTTGGACAAATTCTTATCTTTGATTCCTTGTCTTTTATCAAATGATGATATGCAACTCGTTAAGGTTGACTGGGGACAAGAATTTGTCGATGTCCCTTTAAGTTCAAAACTGCGGGTACTGACAG GTCTTGATAAAGTTTGGGATGTAAAACCATTGGTTAATGGGAAGGATATTATGAATGTTTTGCAGCTTAAAGCTGGAGGGCCTCTTGTTAGTGAATGG CAACAAAAAGTTCTCACATGGCAGCTGGCACATCCTTCCGGGACTGCAGAGGAATGCCTTGATTGGATGAGGGAAACACATTCGAAGCGCATAAAGATTGAGTAA
- the LOC18592966 gene encoding putative CCA tRNA nucleotidyltransferase 2 isoform X1 — protein MRLSLNKAIRLKAKAPLLLHSLYLPAANTSLPFRNVSTHSKATTLTLTTKTRAFLPSPFLTCGAAMATAACVQVKEQIELTETEKKIFARLLNTIRYFNLQTQLRVAGGWVRDKLLGKECYDIDIALDNMLGSEFVDKVREYLSSTGEEAQGLAVIPSNPEQSKHLETARMRLFDLWIDFVNLRCEDYSENSRIPTMKFGTAEEDAYRRDLTINSLFYNINTNLVEDFTKRGIEDLKFGRIVTPLPPKETFLDDPLRVLRAIRFGARFGFALDEELKKAASCDDVKTALAAKISRERIGTEIDLMISGNQPVKAIDYICDLTLFWVVFNLPLQVEPAVSEGCYRLSAAYLDATWKLIQLIGCSSFNDEQRRLSLYSALFLPLRNATYKDRKAKKIPAVNYIFKDSLKRKASDAETVTKVHKSLDKFLSLIPCLLSNDDMQLVKVDWGQEFVDVPLSSKLRVLTGFLLKEIKDFWRVALLMSTLLYPTDIDCTQDDRDKHFQLDKRKDLFVSVENAIVKLGLDKVWDVKPLVNGKDIMNVLQLKAGGPLVSEWQQKVLTWQLAHPSGTAEECLDWMRETHSKRIKIE, from the exons ATGCGACTCTCTTTGAACAAGGCAATAAGGCTCAAGGCCAAGGCGCCTCTTCTCCTTCACTCCCTCTATCTACCCGCTGCCAACACCTCGCTACCGTTTCGAAACGTTTCAACTCACTCCAAAGCAACGACTCTAACCCTAACCACAAAAACCAGAGCCTTTCTTCCCTCGCCGTTTCTTACCTGCGGAGCGGCCATGGCGACCGCGGCGTGCGTTCAAGTGAAGGAACAGATTGAGTTGACGGAAACGGAGAAGAAGATTTTCGCTAGGCTTTTGAACACTATTCGCTATTTCAATCTCCAAACTCAGCTTCGCGTTGCTGGTGGATGGGTCCGGGATAAG CTTCTTGGCAAAGAATGTTATGACATTGATATTGCACTTGACAATATGTTGGGCAGTGAATTTGTTGATAAGGTTCGGGAATACTTGTCATCTACAGGGGAAGAGGCACAGGGGCTTGCTGTCATTCCAAG TAATCCTGAACAGTCTAAGCACTTAGAAACAGCAAGGATGCGCCTTTTTGatttatggattgattttgtGAACTTAAGGTGTGAAGACTATAGTGAGAATAGCCGCATCCCTACaatg AAATTTGGTACTGCTGAGGAGGATGCATATCGAAGGGATTTAACCATTAATAG CTTGTTCTACAACATTAACACCAACTTAGTTGAAGACTTCACTAAAAGAG GGATTGAGGATCTAAAATTTGGAAGGATAGTGACTCCATTACCTCCAAAGGAAACGTTTTTGGATGATCCCCTACGGGTTCTTCGAGCTATTCGTTTTG GTGCAAGGTTTGGTTTTGCTCTGGATGAAGAACTAAAGAAAGCTGCTTCTTGTGATGATGTAAAAACAGCTCTTGCAGCTAAAATTAGCAGAGAGCGCATCGGAACTGAA ATTGATCTGATGATCTCTGGCAATCAACCTGTTAAAGCAATTGACTACATTTGTGATTTGACATTATTTTGGGTTGTTTTCAATCTCCCTCTGCAGGTTGAGCCTGCTGTATCAGAAGGATGCTATAG GCTTTCTGCTGCTTATTTGGATGCTACATGGAAACTTATCCAACTTATTGGATGCTCCAGCTTTAAT GATGAACAGAGAAGGCTGTCTTTGTATTCTGCTTTATTTCTGCCATTGCGCAATGCCACATACAAGGATCGAAAAGCTAAAAAG ATTCCTGCTGTCAACTACATTTTCAAGGATTCTCTTAAGCGAAAAGCTAGTGATGCTGAAACG GTTACAAAAGTCCACAAGTCGTTGGACAAATTCTTATCTTTGATTCCTTGTCTTTTATCAAATGATGATATGCAACTCGTTAAGGTTGACTGGGGACAAGAATTTGTCGATGTCCCTTTAAGTTCAAAACTGCGGGTACTGACAG GGTTTCTTctcaaagaaattaaagatTTTTGGCGAGTTGCTTTGTTGATGTCAACATTGCTATATCCCACTGATATTGATTGCACTCAAGATGATAGAGACAAGCACTTTCAACTGGATAAAAGAAAAGACCTTTTTGTGTCAGTTGAGAATGCCATCGTTAAGTTAG GTCTTGATAAAGTTTGGGATGTAAAACCATTGGTTAATGGGAAGGATATTATGAATGTTTTGCAGCTTAAAGCTGGAGGGCCTCTTGTTAGTGAATGG CAACAAAAAGTTCTCACATGGCAGCTGGCACATCCTTCCGGGACTGCAGAGGAATGCCTTGATTGGATGAGGGAAACACATTCGAAGCGCATAAAGATTGAGTAA
- the LOC18592970 gene encoding exocyst complex component SEC15A, with protein sequence MDSKPKRRTVIENGDTGEDLVLATVIGNGDDLSPLVRHAFEMGRPEPLVHQLKHVVKKKEVEIEELCKTHYEEFILAVDELRGVLVDAEELKSDLASDNFRLQEVGSALLVKLEELLESCSIKKNVTEAIKMSKICIEVLELCAKCNNHISEGQFYPALKTVDLIERNYLENIPVNAIKIVIGKNIPIIKAHIEKKVTTHFNEWLVQIRSSAKDIGQTAIGHAASARQRDEEMLERQRKAEEQNVSGLGDLAYSLDVEEVDEDSVLKFDLTPLYRSYHIHACLGIQEQFREYYYKNRLLQLNSDLQISSAQPFVESYQTYLAQIAGYFIVEDRVLRTAGGLLSADQVETMWETTVSKLASVLEEQFSHMDSATHLLLVKDYITLLGATLRQYGYEVGSVLEVLDNSRDKYHELLLEECRQQIANVLSNDTYEQMVMKKDTDYENNVLIFHLQASDIMPAFPYIAPFSSMVPDCCRIVRSFIKGSVDYLSYGVNSNVYDVVRKYLDKLLIDVLNEVVLTTVHSAGIGVSQAMQITANISFLERACDFFLRHAAQLCGIPVRSVERPQASLTAKVVLKTSRDAAYLALLNLVNGKLEEFMALSENINWTSEEISQNTSEYMNEVILYLDTLLSTAQQILPLDALYKVGSGALEHISDTIVEAFLSDSIKRFYANAVMVINNDLKMLENFADDRFHSTGLSEIYKEGSFRGCLIEARQLINLLSSSQPENFMNPVIREKNYNALDYKKVASICEKFKDSADGIFGSLSTRNTKQNARKKSMDVLKKRLKDFN encoded by the coding sequence ATGGATTCGAAACCCAAGAGGAGAACGGTTATAGAGAATGGGGATACAGGGGAAGACTTGGTACTTGCAACTGTGATTGGGAATGGGGATGATTTGAGTCCACTTGTTAGACACGCCTTTGAAATGGGGAGGCCTGAGCCGCTTGTTCACCAGCTGAAGCATGttgttaaaaagaaagaagtggAAATTGAGGAGCTCTGCAAGACCCACTATGAGGAATTCATTCTTGCCGTTGATGAGCTTCGGGGCGTCTTGGTTGATGCTGAAGAGCTGAAAAGTGATCTCGCAAGTGATAATTTTAGGTTGCAAGAGGTTGGAAGTGCTCTTTTGGTGAAGCTTGAAGAGCTTCTTGAATCTTGTTCGATTAAGAAAAATGTGACTGAAGCTATTAAGATGTCAAAGATTTGTATTGAAGTCTTGGAGCTCTGCGCTAAATGTAACAATCACATTTCAGAAGGCCAGTTTTACCCTGCGTTGAAAACCGTGGATTTGATTGAGAGAAACTACTTGGAGAATATCCCTGTAAATGCAATCAAGATAGTGATAGGGAAGAATATTCCTATAATAAAAGCACATATTGAGAAGAAAGTGACTACACACTTTAATGAGTGGCTGGTTCAGATTAGGAGTTCTGCCAAAGATATTGGGCAGACAGCAATAGGTCATGCTGCATCAGCACGCCAGAGAGATGAGGAAATGCTGGAACGGCAGAGAAAAGCCGAGGAACAGAACGTTTCAGGCTTAGGAGATTTGGCATATTCATTAGATGTTGAAGAAGTTGATGAGGATTCTGTTTTGAAGTTTGATCTGACACCTCTTTATCGGTCATATCACATCCATGCCTGCCTTGGAATCCAAGAGCAATTTCGTGAATATTACTACAAGAATCGGTTATTACAGCTCAATTCAGACTTGCAAATATCTTCTGCGCAACCATTTGTTGAATCATATCAAACTTATCTGGCTCAGATTGCAGGCTACTTTATCGTGGAAGATAGGGTCCTAAGGACAGCTGGAGGCCTGTTGTCTGCTGATCAGGTTGAGACAATGTGGGAAACAACTGTATCTAAACTGGCATCAGTTTTGGAAGAACAATTTTCTCATATGGATTCTGCAACGCACCTTCTCTTGGTGAAGGATTATATTACTCTTCTTGGGGCAACTCTTAGACAGTATGGGTATGAAGTGGGTTCAGTTCTTGAGGTATTGGATAATAGCCGAGACAAATACCACGAGCTTCTTCTTGAAGAGTGCCGGCAGCAAATTGCTAATGTTCTTTCCAATGATACCTATGAGCAGATGGTAATGAAGAAGGATACTGACTATGAGAATAATGTTTTGATATTTCATCTTCAGGCTTCAGATATAATGCCAGCTTTTCCATATATTGCACCATTCTCTTCTATGGTGCCTGATTGCTGTCGCATTGTTCGATCATTCATCAAAGGCTCTGTTGACTACTTGTCTTATGGGGTGAATTCTAATGTTTACGATGTAGTGAGAAAATATTTGGATAAGCTCTTGATTGATGTGCTTAATGAAGTTGTTCTTACTACAGTACATAGTGCAGGCATTGGTGTATCTCAAGCCATGCAGATTACTGCAAATATATCATTTCTTGAAAGAGCTTGTGACTTTTTTCTGCGACATGCTGCCCAACTCTGTGGGATTCCAGTTCGATCAGTCGAGAGGCCTCAGGCCAGTCTGACAGCCAAGGTGGTCTTGAAAACTTCAAGAGATGCAGCTTATCTGGCTCTCCTGAATTTGGTGAATGGTAAGTTAGAAGAGTTCATGGCACTTTCGGAAAATATAAACTGGACTTCTGAAGAGATATCCCAAAATACCAGTGAGTATATGAATGAGGTGATTTTATACCTTGACACTCTTTTGTCAACAGCACAGCAAATTCTACCATTGGATGCTTTATACAAAGTTGGGAGTGGGGCTCTTGAGCATATTTCCGATACTATTGTTGAAGCATTTCTCAGTGATAGTATCAAGAGGTTCTACGCTAATGCCGTCATGGTTATCAACAATGATCTAAAGATGTTAGAGAATTTTGCCGATGATAGGTTTCACAGCACTGGTTTAAGTGAGATATATAAGGAAGGTAGTTTTAGAGGTTGCTTGATAGAAGCCCGACAGTTGATAAACCTTTTGTCTAGCAGCCAGCCAGAGAATTTCATGAATCCTGTAATACGGGAGAAAAACTACAATGCATTGGATTATAAGAAAGTGGCTAGCATTTGTGAAAAATTCAAGGATTCAGCAGACGGGATATTTGGGAGCCTTTCGACCAgaaatacaaaacaaaatgcGCGGAAGAAATCAATGGACGTGCTGAAGAAAAGATTGAAGGACTTCAACTGA